From one Bacillota bacterium genomic stretch:
- a CDS encoding amino acid permease, which yields MDLRPLFRRKPPELALREAESGPRLRRTLGAPELALFGIGAIIGTGIFVLTGVGAARYAGPGIVLSFLVSGTVAALAALCYAELASMLPIAGSAYTYAYTALGEIVAWVIGWDLILEYVVAAAAVAIGWSSYLRDLLASAGLRLPAWATSPLLAAPGQARGLNLPAMAVTLAVTALLVRGTRQGERVNDLVVMIKLAVIAVFLAAGSIHARLVHWRPFLPYGLPGVFHGAAIIFFAYIGFDAVSTAAEEVREPARDLPRGILASLGVSTALYVAVSALLTLLVPYRRLDTASPVATALLDVGVRWGAAAVSVGALAGLTSVLLVNVFGQSRIFFAMARDGLLPAGFARLHPRFRTPYRVTLLTGLAVTLLAGLLPVGEVARLANIGTLAAFFLVSLGVIVLRRRHPEWRRPFRVPAVPWLPALAG from the coding sequence ATGGACCTCCGACCGCTCTTCCGCCGCAAACCGCCGGAACTGGCCCTGCGCGAGGCCGAGTCCGGCCCCCGCCTGCGCCGCACCCTGGGGGCGCCGGAGCTCGCCCTCTTCGGCATCGGGGCCATCATCGGCACCGGCATCTTCGTCCTGACCGGCGTGGGCGCGGCGCGCTACGCGGGTCCGGGGATCGTCCTCTCCTTCCTCGTCTCCGGGACGGTGGCCGCCCTGGCCGCCCTCTGTTATGCGGAGCTCGCCTCCATGCTGCCGATCGCGGGGAGCGCCTATACCTATGCCTACACGGCGCTGGGCGAGATCGTGGCCTGGGTGATCGGCTGGGACCTGATCCTGGAGTACGTGGTGGCGGCCGCCGCGGTCGCCATCGGCTGGTCCAGCTACCTGCGCGACCTGCTGGCCTCGGCCGGCCTGCGGCTGCCGGCCTGGGCCACCTCGCCCCTCCTGGCTGCGCCGGGGCAGGCGCGCGGGTTGAACCTCCCCGCCATGGCGGTGACGCTGGCCGTAACCGCCTTGCTGGTCCGCGGGACCCGCCAGGGGGAACGGGTCAACGACCTCGTGGTGATGATCAAGCTGGCGGTGATCGCCGTCTTTCTGGCCGCCGGCTCCATCCACGCGCGGCTGGTCCACTGGCGGCCCTTCCTGCCCTACGGGCTGCCCGGCGTCTTCCACGGCGCGGCCATCATCTTCTTCGCCTATATCGGCTTCGACGCGGTCTCGACGGCGGCCGAGGAGGTGAGGGAGCCGGCGCGCGACCTGCCGCGGGGCATCCTGGCCTCGCTGGGCGTCTCCACGGCGCTCTACGTGGCCGTCTCGGCGCTGCTGACGCTGCTGGTGCCCTACCGGAGGCTGGACACCGCCTCGCCGGTGGCCACGGCGCTCCTGGACGTGGGGGTACGCTGGGGGGCGGCGGCGGTCTCGGTGGGGGCCCTGGCCGGCCTGACCAGCGTCCTCCTGGTCAACGTCTTCGGCCAGAGCCGCATCTTCTTCGCCATGGCCCGGGACGGCCTGCTTCCCGCCGGCTTCGCCCGGCTTCACCCCCGCTTCCGCACGCCCTACCGCGTGACGCTGCTGACGGGGCTGGCGGTCACCCTGCTGGCCGGCCTGCTCCCGGTGGGAGAGGTGGCGCGGCTGGCCAACATCGGCACCCTGGCCGCCTTCTTTCTCGTCTCGCTGGGCGTCATCGTCCTGCGCCGCCGCCATCCCGAATGGCGGCGGCCCTTCCGCGTCCCGGCCGTCCCCTGGCTGCCGGCCCTGGCCGGGC
- a CDS encoding phosphoribosyltransferase, translated as MELSWQDVERLVLDLKPKLLEAGPFDAILCVTRGGLIPAGLLSELLDLRNVMAASVVFFCGPWQTERRPLFWQFPSGDDLRGKRLLVVDDVWADGELPMAVKTRAIAAGARPSVVVLHYRRSLSHFPNDGPDFFAAETDDWLVYPWERLTG; from the coding sequence ATCGAACTGAGCTGGCAGGACGTGGAGCGGCTGGTCCTCGACCTCAAGCCCAAACTACTCGAGGCGGGCCCCTTCGACGCCATCCTCTGCGTCACACGCGGGGGCCTCATCCCGGCCGGGCTCCTCTCGGAGCTGCTCGACCTGCGGAACGTGATGGCGGCCTCCGTGGTCTTCTTCTGCGGCCCCTGGCAGACCGAGCGACGACCGCTCTTCTGGCAGTTCCCCTCGGGGGACGACCTCCGCGGCAAGCGCCTCCTGGTGGTGGACGACGTCTGGGCGGACGGCGAGCTGCCCATGGCGGTCAAGACCCGCGCCATCGCCGCCGGCGCCCGCCCCTCGGTCGTCGTCCTCCACTACCGGCGCAGCCTCAGCCACTTCCCCAACGACGGTCCCGACTTCTTCGCCGCGGAGACGGACGACTGGCTGGTCTACCCCTGGGAGCGGCTGACCGGTTGA